cttgtCGGATTTACAACTTGTCTAAATCCTGtcatcaactgatttcagccgattgactgcattgtttgaatggaatgttggcatattggctGTTAATTTGAAAACATTTGGAATCATTCCACTAAAACTGTCTTGCTAGCTAGCAAAGGTAATGTGCAAATAATATTTTACACCATCGTATCACAGCACTGGCTGATCATGGTTGACTAGCTTCCTTACCAAAATGGATGCCATTTTATACTGTCATAAGGTTAATGttcattctagtattctaattcctaaatCTATAGTTGTCGTGTAAATTCAACAATTCCATAAACCTCAATGGCAAAACTCTATACAGGGCTCTGGATTTGTCTATGTAAAAACTAAACTGTGGTATTGAATAACCCCATGGTGGTTCTTGTTCTAGGTTAAGGCTATATCCTCCTCCAGTACTTCGCTAGCTTCTGCCTCCAAACCCTCTTGCTCAGTGGAGCACGGAGCCCTCCAGGGTCCTAGCCCTGCACCTTGCCTGCAGAccccagagagggggaggactggTCAGAAACTTCCCCTGGCTTCCACTCCAAAAGGATCGACGGAGGGGCAAGAAAGGTTGGTAGCCCCAGAGCAGACTGCTGTGTTACGAAATGTGTCTGGGGCCTCTGGGCCGGCCTTGGATCTCCGTAAACCTGGCCCAGGGGAGTCTAAGGCTTTGGCAACACTGTTCAGAAGCGCAGATAACAGTGTGAGTAAACGTCTTAGTGACCATGCTCCGCTAAAGATCAAAATCATGAAGTCCAGCAGCCTGGCTGATGGTAAAAAGCTATCCTGTGTGCTCACCACCTCTCTTCCTGCTGGCGCCGGTACTTTGGAAGAAATGCAGGGCATTTCTGACCCCTCAACCAGAGCAGATACTTACAGTACTGGACAAGGCTCCTCTGTGAAAAGGCACGATCATGCTGATCGCTCAACAAGACAAAGAGGCTCCATTGAACATACCAAAGACACGCTGGTCAAACAAAGTCCACCTGAAAAGACCCACAACAACATACCCCCAGTTTCCCCCGGGACAGCAAGAAAGACCATAAAGGGGTCTTCCTACCATCGGCCTAGGGCCACTTCCTCAGTGTGTCGGTTTGTAACCGACCCTGATCTCGGCCACTGCGACATCGTCTACATCGACAAACCAATCACAGAGTGTTTCCGGGAACGGCAGCACCGTCTGCTCCCTCGACGCAACGCCAGGAAAAGCACCCGAGGTCACATGTATGTGGAAGAAATGTGGGAGCTGAAGACTGTCCGTACATTAGCCAAGACGTCTGCCCGCAATGATAGTGGCAACTGTCCCACTCCAATGCCAGAGCCCATCACTCTGGTCACACCTAAACAGGTGCTTGGCAAGCCTGAGGGACTACCTCTTGTGGATATGCCTTTTGTTGGAGGTTTTGTGGAGACTGTCAGTCAGAAAACTCCTTCCGAGCTTCCAGCTGAAAGTGAGGTGGCGGGGGATGTGGAGGCCGCAGCAGCATCAGCCAGTGAGATGGCACTGATCGTTGAGACTAGTCAGACAGACCAGAGTCAGTGCAAAGAGCAGACTGCCCCTCCACCTCCTTCACAGAGTCCCCCAGTGGATAACGAGCAGAGTACAGGGACGAACTCGGAGCAGCCAAGGCAGAGCCTAGCACCAGAGGATAATCTAGCTCAGACTGTGGTCGAGACACCAGATCAGGATTTAAACAGTATACACAATTACATCGTTTTAAGTAAAAACCCAGAGCAGGTGGTGATGGGGAAAGATGCGAACTTATCACAGGATAAGACATCAGAAGAAGTTGAGCTTGTCCAGGATATGTTGCAGAGTGTGCCAGAGGGCCAGAAAGTTGTCTCTGAAACCCAACAGGAATCTGCATCACTGACCCCTTCCCTGGAGAGCAATGAAGACAAGGAGGTAGTGAGTGCAGTTGACAAAGAGGTAGTGGGTGCAGGTGCAGTTGACAAAGAGGTAGTGGGTACAGGTGCAGTTGACAAAGAGGTAGTGGGTGCAGGTGCAGTTGACAAAGAGGTAGTGAGTGCAGATGCAGTTGACAAAGAGGTAGTGGGTACAGGTGCAGTTGACAAAGAGGTAGTGGGTGCAGTTGACAAAGTGCAGGCCATGCCTCTGGAACCTCAAATTTCAATTGACCAGAAACCATCTGAGGGCTCTGGAGGAGAAGCAAATGCTGGCATGGAGGTTCCCGCGGAGAGTGAAAGGATAGAGGTGCAGGAAACGGGCGAGGTTGAACCAGACTTGGCTCCTGGCGATGGTGACAATGTGCCTGAAGAGGAAAAGACACATGTTGATTTGTCCTCTAAAAAGGTCAGTAAGGCAGTTGAGAGAGAATTGCCTCTCAGGCGTTCTGAAAAACAGGGTATTCCAGCACGAGTGATTCCTTCAAGGGTGAAGGAAGCTGCAGTGATTGATACAGAGAGTATGATTATATGTGGATATGTGAATGGTAGACCTATTGGACATTCTGACAGATGTTTGCGTGAACGGCCAGCCAGAACCACCCCAGAGTCTACTCCTACTAAGACTAAACGCCCCACTAAGGTGTCTCTGAAACAGACTGAGAACCCTTCTGAGAACGCGGCTGAGATTCCACAAGTCTCACCTGAGACTCCTCTCACCCCGATCCCTGCTGGGGTAAGCGTCAAAAGCCCTTCGTCGAAGCGCCTCACCAAGGCCTCCCTGAAACAATCTGAgaaatattctgagaacatgccAGAGGTTCCTCAAGTCTCACTCCCTTCAGCCGAAGTGATCAAAAGCCCTGTGTCCAAACGGCCCAAAAGAACCCCTAAAGCTAAAATCACTCAGAACCTGCCTGACACACAGACCCCTGCTGAAGCAAGCCAGAACATGCCTGACACAAGGACCCCTATTGCCCCTATAACAGCAAGCCAGAGCATTCCTGACACTCCTCAAGTCCCAGACACACCAGTCAACTCCTCCAGGAGACCTGAGTCCAGACAACCCCTCAGATCTGCCAGACTGCAACAGGCAGCAGCTATTGCCTCCCCTCTCGTCCCTGACGCCTCCCCTCTCGTCCCTGACGCCTCCCCTCTCGTCCCTGACGTCTCCCCTCTCGTCCCTGACGTCTCCCCTCTCGTCGCTGACGTCTCCCCTCTCGTCCCTGACGTCTCCCCTCTCGTCCCTGACGCCTCCCCTCTCGTCCCTGACGCCTCCCCTCTCGTCCCTGACGCCTCCCCTCTCGCCCCTGACGCCTCCCCTCTCGTCCCTGACGCCTACCCTCTCGTCCCTGACGCCTCCCCTCTCGTCCCTGACGCCTCCCTCTCGTCCCCTGACGCCTCCCCTCTCGTCCCTGACGCCTCCCCTCTCGTCCCTGACGCCTCCCCTCTCGTCCCTGACGCCTCCCCTCTCGTCCCTGACGCCTCCCCTCTCGTCCCTGACGCCTCCCCTCTCGTCGTCCCTGACGCCTCCCCTCTCGTCCCTGACGCCTCCCCTCTCGTCCCTGACGCCTCCCCTCTCGTCCCTGTCGCCTCCCCTCTCGTCCCTGTCGCCTCCCCTCTCGCCCCTGACGCCTCCCTCTCGTCCCTGACGCCTCCCCTCTCGTCCCTGTCGCCTCCCCTCTCGTCCCTGTCGCCTCCCCTCTCGTCCCTGACGCCTCCCCTCTCGTCCCTGTCGCCTCCCCTCTCGTCCCTGTCGCCTCCCCTCTCGTCCCTGTCGCCTCCCCTCTCGTCCCTGTCGCCTCCCCTCTCGTCCCTGTCGCCTCCCCTTCTGTTGAAGGGGCTGTTACTTTCATTGTTGCCCCAGAACCGTCTACCTCCCTCACACTCCCCTCCACTGAGctcaaccctcccctccccattgCCTATCCTCTTCTTCCTATTGTCTCCCATCTCTTCCCTTCATCTCATCAAAACAGTGCAGTCACCCAGAGCTCTGCAGAGCTGAAAGTTCAAAAAGCTCAGCCAGCTCCAAATGCAAAACCCAGCGAGACAGAGAAAACAGCAGGGGAAACTAGAGTGCAAATTAGACCGAAGCTCAGGTCGTCAATGATGGTAGCAAAGGAAGTTGAAATTGTTGAGAGTCAGCAAGTTAGCAGTGAGTATTCTGCTCTCACAGAGGGTACAAGCATTAAAAAGAGTGAGGCCCACACACAAAGTAGTCCACTAAGAAGCAAAAGAACTCTCAAAAAGGATGGAGAATCAAGAAAATTGACTTTGCTGAAGAAGGCAGAGGAACCTACTTTGCTGAAGAAGGCAGAGGCACCAACTTTGCTGAAGAAGGCAGAGGCACCAACTTTGCTGAAGAAGGCAGAGGCACCAACTTTGCTGAAGAAGGCAGAGGCACCAACTTTGCTGAAGAAGGCAGAGGCACCAACTTTGCTGAAGAAGGCAGAGGCACCAACTTTGCTGAAGAAGGCAGAGGCACCAACTTTGCTGAAGAAGGCAGAGGCACCAACTTTGCTGAAGAAGGCAGAGGCACCAACTTTGCTGAAGAAGGCAGAGGCACCAACTTTGCTGAAGAAGGCAGAGGCACCAACTTTGCTGAAGAAGGCAGAGGCACCAACTTTGCTGAAGAAGGCAGAGGCACCAACTTTGCTGAAGAAGGCAGAGGCACCAACTTTGCTGAAGAAGGCAGAGGCACCAACTTTGCTGAAGAAGGCAGAGGCACCAACTTTGCTGAAGAAGGCAGAGGCACCAACTTTGCTGAAGAAGGCAGAGGCACCAACTTTGCTGAAGAAGGCAGAGGCACCAACTTTGCTGAAGAAGGCAGAGGCACCAACTTTAATGGATAACAAAACTTCATCTGAATGTTCCAGTAGGTCTTCCGTCAGCAGTGCTTCAGACAAACCTGGGCGAATGCCATTGAGGAGTGAGAGTAGTAAAACGGACGTGGCCAGCCAGTCCATTACCCTGGCAACCCCACCGACCCCAGTGGGGAACAGAAAGTCAGCTTTGAGAGTCCAGAGGTCGCCCACACCCTCGACCAGTGCTCCAATCACAGCTGAGAAATGGAGTGAAGTGGCATCTCCCATTAGGCTGAAATCCCCAGTGAGACTCCCATCCCCAATCAGGTTCAAACCAGAGAGGATCATCAAGTCTCCATTGAGGGAATCACCTTTGCTGGACAGTTCCCCTCTGCCCTCCAGCTCAGTCACTCCTCTCCTGCTGCCCAAGCTGGAGCTTCCTGTACAGACTCGACACAAGTTCCTGGAGTTACTGGATGTAGTGGAAAACCAACAGAAAATCTCCTCTCTGAACACCAGGTTCGATAAGATGCAAAGAGGCTGGGTCCAGATGGACAAAGAGGGACATCCAACGCCAAGACACAAAAataaggcagacagacaggcagcgatATGGAAGAGTAAGCGCAGGGTTCGCAAGCCCAAGTCTTCGGATCATCAGAGGTACTCACTAGTTCAAATGCTTTTCAAGAACGATTTGGACCTAGCCAGCATTTGCCACTGGTAcatggagtcaacagaaacccaATCGCTGGTCATCGTAAAGAAGGTGAACACACGTCTTCCCTCTGAGACCCAGCTGCTCTTCCCCGGTATGTCCCAAAGGCCATCTCAAGGGGTTTTCCCTAGCCTTCAAGCTGAGCGCTTGAAGAAACACTTGAAGAAGTTTGCCATGGCTTCCCCTGTGAAGAGCAACCCTAAGAGTCAGAAGCTAATTGCTAAAGCCCTGGAGCAGGAGGTCAGTACAAGTATGCCcaaagggaaggagaagagagagctgaCTACAGCCACCCGGATCTCCACCAAAGCCTATGTTTCCTCTGCAGAGGCACAGGTACAACCAGCCGACGGCCAGAAGGCCTCAGCGAAGGCCAAGAACCCAGCCAGCGCCCGGATCCTGAGGAAGTACTCCAATATAAGGGAGAAGATGCAAGGTCAACAGAGCTCCAAGAATCCGAAAGGGGCCCCAAGAAAAGAGCTTGAAGTTTCCAAAGTCAAACCCTCTAAACCCCCAAAGAAAAAATTGGCAAAACCGTCAAAATTGAAACCGGCCATTGCCCAGAGGCAGAAATTATCAGTTTCTGGTGATAAAAGTGTAAAGGAGACAAGTGTAGTAAAAACAGAGCGAGCACAACCATCTCCTAGTAGAAAGCCTCCAGTAAAAGCTGCTGTCCTGGAGAGATCAGTCAAGATTAGCAGAAGCAGTAGAACCTTAAGAGATCTCAGTAGGAAAGAGAGTGCATCACCACAGAGGTCTCCCCAAAGAGTAATGACTCCAAAAGCACAGAAAAACACCCCTGCTCCTGCCACCGTCCCCAAGACTGACTTTAACAAGCAGCAGGTTGGAGCAGAGAAGGCAGTGGTGGATAAGACTATGGCAACAAAAGGTCAAACAAAGAGACCCTCACAAAGTAGAGTCTTTGAGACTAAAGTCACTGAAAGTAAAGGTACTGAGCGCAATGGCGCTGAAAGTGCTGCAGAGACTCCTCAACAGAACATGGACGTCAAAACACCAGGTTCTCCTGACCAGGTTCTCACTAGGTCACAGACGAAGATGGAGGCCACTCCACCCCCCTCCGTCCCTCAGAGTGCAAGCCCTAAGCCTGCCACTAAGAAAGCAAATGAACCTGCTCAGAGTGGAACTCCTAAGGGTGCCACAAAGAGAGCTCTGGAGCCTACACATACTGTTAGTACAAGCCCTAAGCCTGCCATAAAGAGAGCCAGTGAACCTGCTCAGAGCGGAACTCCTAAAGGTGCCACAAAGAGAAGCCAGGAGAGCCCACAGACTCCAGCCAAGCGCACCAGGACATCCCTACAGAAATAAAGCTTGTGTGCAGACATGGACTGTAACAGCCAATCTGAcgacatttagtttttttttttttcttctggaaTATAATAGAAAGGACTGGTAGTATCTATTTTTGTGTGTACTTCCCAAGCGGTGTTTGTAAATGATCGTTTGGAAGGAGATCGACATGCTGAAGAAAGAGGAAAAATAGTGCTTTTGTCTTGTTTAGTGTTGTCTAACTGGCCTGGAGATGTATCTTATTATAAGGGTATCTGCATTGTAAACATGTAAGccattttattttggggtttgATGCCGAGCTGATTAGTTATTCAGACTACAGCATGCCAGGTTTGTTTGTCCAAGTTTTTTATATCCCATAGTGTCTATTCCACGGTTTGAAAAATAGGGAGGTTTACTGGCATGAAAACATCAGCACCATGTTGCTACGAAATAAATGATGATGTTCTCTGACTGTAGCACAGCTCAGGTTTCACTGAACATTCTCTTGGAACTATAGCCTATATTCATCAATGTCTCCCGCCCATCTCGCAATCAAGGAGTTTGTGACTTTGTGATCAGGTGCCTTATTTATCAGATGTAGAGTAATGCGTTGACAACAGGTGAAGACTCAGTGCTCTGGCCATTGCACAGACACATGTACTGTAGGAAGAGTGAGAAGGGGAGCTTTCTAGATATGGATTTGGTGCAGGTCAGCGCACGTTGTCATGTTGGGGTCCTTCACAGGTTAAACTCTTCTCCGGTTATCTTGTAGATCTGGTCATTTGTTCAAGACCTGCACCATATTTGTGGATTTGTGCGTCTTAATGCACAACTTCCCTCCAAGTGTTCAGCCCTCCATGTTCTCGAGTCTCCTCCGTCTTCCTGCTATATAAACCACCATCATGGGTTGTTATTCCCATGAGTTCTCTTTCAATGTCTTTTTGTTTTTAGATCCTGGGGATATTTCTTTTCAGAGATGTAGCCTTATAACTGATGTTATGGTAGCTTTGTTTAACTTTCAAATACTGTCTGAGTTAACAAAGGAGGGTTTTTTTTCCGTTGCAATGCGTGTGAGATATTTACACCTGCCTTGTTATGTTGTAACTCTGATCCAGTCCTTCTTGTCTTAGTTGATTCCCGTTGAAGTTGACTGGTCTGGTGTCATTACCTGCTTATTGCTGTAGCTGCCTGTAGCATTTACATTTAGCAAAATTCTTGTTGAGCCTTTTCACCTTGTTTTTTTTCTGAACTAGCATTTGTTTCCGAAACTTCTTTAACTAAGACTATGCATGCACGTTACCGTGGCATTCTGTGTGCTGAACTGAATGAGCATTAACAACTGAAGATATGGACCCTTGGAAGACGTGTCATTGGTCAGCTATTTTGGAAGGGGGTTTGCTGTTTGAGAGCAGATACCAGGGATGACGCTACATGGAGCCACACGTTGTATCTAATGTTGGCTGTATATGTTTTTCCTGTGCTTTATGGTAGTGTTTGCCTTTTATTTGTACAATATTGCTGTATACTGACCCCTGTTGGCCATATGAGAACTGTTGAAGAAAATGCTTCACCTTTTCATATCTTTGTATGATCAGTAAGTATTATACGGAACaagaatataaacgcaacatgcaaccatttcactgagtttacagttcatataaggacatttaaataaatacattgaaacaaatttgtgcacaaaatttgagaaataTGCTGTTAGTGCATATGGAAACATTCTGGGATCTtctatttcagttcatgaaacatgggaccaactctttacatattgcgttcatatttttttcagtatatactaccggtcaaaagctttagaacacctactcattcaagggtttttctttatttgtactattttctacattgtacataatagtgaagacatcaaaactatcaaataacacacatggaatcatgtagtaacaaaaagtgttaaacaaatcaaaatatattttatatttgagattcttcaaatagctaccctttgcacactcttggcattctctcaaccagcatcacctggaatgtttttccaacagtcttgaaggagttcccacatatgctgagcacttgttggctgcttttctttcactctgcggtccaactaatcccaaaccatctcaattggggtgaggtcaggtgattctggaggccaggtcatctgatgcagcacaccatcactctccttcttggtaaaatagcccttacacagcctggaggtgtgttgggtcattgtcctgttgaaaaacaaatgatagtcccactaagcccaaaccagatgggatggcgtattgctgcagaatgctatggtagccatgctggttaagtgtgccttgagttctaaataaatcacagaccgtgtcaccagcaaagcaccatctcaccacctcctccatgattcatggtgggaaatacacattcTGAGATTATCTGTTCACTCACAAAgatacagcggttggaaccaaaaatctctaaaggacaaatttccaccggtctaatttccattgctcgtgtttcttggcccaagcaagtcttcttcttattggtgtcctttagtagtagtttctttgcagcaatttgaccatgaaggcctgatacacacagtctcctctgaacagttggtgttgagatgtgtctgttacttgagctctgtgaagcattatttgggctgcaatttctgaggctggtaactctgggtcttcaattcctgtggcagtcctcatgagagccagtttcatcatagcgcttgattgtttttgcgactgcacttgaagaaactttcaaagtccttGCAATTTTCcgttttgactgaccttcatatcttaaagtaatgaaggactgtcatttctcttttcttatttgagctgttcttgccata
This region of Oncorhynchus tshawytscha isolate Ot180627B linkage group LG25, Otsh_v2.0, whole genome shotgun sequence genomic DNA includes:
- the LOC112247653 gene encoding uncharacterized protein LOC112247653, which produces MASLCKRQQCTIERRGFRQDLDSWRHKLIHCVGFESILEGLFGSRLVEDLTLFKGSEPEGGTDWSFDESCPFCCVRRDKVKEHLVGLSNQGLESGAEPLLVKDQTKINILEKQAEEFFNAVLYKKDVPSFSDPHIPGVALDIMQRMIRQFAAEYTSKSSSSTLDRRSTPRPGPHPDQSLPPPPSLPTVPPAASPGGTATPSVPSQNPVLSKLLMADQDLPLDLTVKKPLPQPVEQDGVLDLSLKKGRAKSSTPSLRSPHLSQTPTLKGECLELTTEKARDLQSTSTLEQFMTKLCLHHQRQIVDALGFLQTEVKAISSSSTSLASASKPSCSVEHGALQGPSPAPCLQTPERGRTGQKLPLASTPKGSTEGQERLVAPEQTAVLRNVSGASGPALDLRKPGPGESKALATLFRSADNSVSKRLSDHAPLKIKIMKSSSLADGKKLSCVLTTSLPAGAGTLEEMQGISDPSTRADTYSTGQGSSVKRHDHADRSTRQRGSIEHTKDTLVKQSPPEKTHNNIPPVSPGTARKTIKGSSYHRPRATSSVCRFVTDPDLGHCDIVYIDKPITECFRERQHRLLPRRNARKSTRGHMYVEEMWELKTVRTLAKTSARNDSGNCPTPMPEPITLVTPKQVLGKPEGLPLVDMPFVGGFVETVSQKTPSELPAESEVAGDVEAAAASASEMALIVETSQTDQSQCKEQTAPPPPSQSPPVDNEQSTGTNSEQPRQSLAPEDNLAQTVVETPDQDLNSIHNYIVLSKNPEQVVMGKDANLSQDKTSEEVELVQDMLQSVPEGQKVVSETQQESASLTPSLESNEDKEVVSAVDKEVVGAGAVDKEVVGTGAVDKEVVGAGAVDKEVVSADAVDKEVVGTGAVDKEVVGAVDKVQAMPLEPQISIDQKPSEGSGGEANAGMEVPAESERIEVQETGEVEPDLAPGDGDNVPEEEKTHVDLSSKKVSKAVERELPLRRSEKQGIPARVIPSRVKEAAVIDTESMIICGYVNGRPIGHSDRCLRERPARTTPESTPTKTKRPTKVSLKQTENPSENAAEIPQVSPETPLTPIPAGVSVKSPSSKRLTKASLKQSEKYSENMPEVPQVSLPSAEVIKSPVSKRPKRTPKAKITQNLPDTQTPAEASQNMPDTRTPIAPITASQSIPDTPQVPDTPVNSSRRPESRQPLRSARLQQAAAIASPLVPDASPLVPDASPLVPDVSPLVPDVSPLVADVSPLVPDVSPLVPDASPLVPDASPLVPDASPLAPDASPLVPDAYPLVPDASPLVPDASLSSPDASPLVPDASPLVPDASPLVPDASPLVPDASPLVPDASPLVVPDASPLVPDASPLVPDASPLVPVASPLVPVASPLAPDASLSSLTPPLSVPDASPLVPVASPLVPVASPLVPVASPLVPVASPLVPVASPSVEGAVTFIVAPEPSTSLTLPSTELNPPLPIAYPLLPIVSHLFPSSHQNSAVTQSSAELKVQKAQPAPNAKPSETEKTAGETRVQIRPKLRSSMMVAKEVEIVESQQVSSEYSALTEGTSIKKSEAHTQSSPLRSKRTLKKDGESRKLTLLKKAEEPTLLKKAEAPTLLKKAEAPTLLKKAEAPTLLKKAEAPTLLKKAEAPTLLKKAEAPTLLKKAEAPTLLKKAEAPTLLKKAEAPTLLKKAEAPTLLKKAEAPTLLKKAEAPTLLKKAEAPTLLKKAEAPTLLKKAEAPTLLKKAEAPTLLKKAEAPTLLKKAEAPTLLKKAEAPTLLKKAEAPTLMDNKTSSECSSRSSVSSASDKPGRMPLRSESSKTDVASQSITLATPPTPVGNRKSALRVQRSPTPSTSAPITAEKWSEVASPIRLKSPVRLPSPIRFKPERIIKSPLRESPLLDSSPLPSSSVTPLLLPKLELPVQTRHKFLELLDVVENQQKISSLNTRFDKMQRGWVQMDKEGHPTPRHKNKADRQAAIWKSKRRVRKPKSSDHQRYSLVQMLFKNDLDLASICHWYMESTETQSLVIVKKVNTRLPSETQLLFPGMSQRPSQGVFPSLQAERLKKHLKKFAMASPVKSNPKSQKLIAKALEQEVSTSMPKGKEKRELTTATRISTKAYVSSAEAQVQPADGQKASAKAKNPASARILRKYSNIREKMQGQQSSKNPKGAPRKELEVSKVKPSKPPKKKLAKPSKLKPAIAQRQKLSVSGDKSVKETSVVKTERAQPSPSRKPPVKAAVLERSVKISRSSRTLRDLSRKESASPQRSPQRVMTPKAQKNTPAPATVPKTDFNKQQVGAEKAVVDKTMATKGQTKRPSQSRVFETKVTESKGTERNGAESAAETPQQNMDVKTPGSPDQVLTRSQTKMEATPPPSVPQSASPKPATKKANEPAQSGTPKGATKRALEPTHTVSTSPKPAIKRASEPAQSGTPKGATKRSQESPQTPAKRTRTSLQK